gatcGATTTTAATAAACTTAGCTTTAAATTACtagatttaagatttattatattgaaaataaatGAAGTTACGTAAACTAACTGTACCAATACCAAATAGTTTGTTCCCCTAAAATAAATTTGACGAATGATCACGTTGTTAAGTTTTGATTAGGTAAGAACCTAGTTGTAAGAGGAGtatttataattctttgtttataaatatttaattagtgTAGAGTATATCTATATAGTAACAATTTGATTTTTCCTTTTTGCTGAAATGAGTACGAGATAAACAAATTAATGTGAATCATTATTATGGAAAGTTATGCATTAACAAATTGCATTCCTTATGAAAATCATTTTACTAGTGTATGTTTTGTTTGTCAAGTcataaaaagaataattaaaatagtGAAGATTGAGAGTTGGGTCTGAGCAAATATTTTGTAATCAATACTTATCTATTAAATTGAATCCTAGATCtgtttgattaattaattagaagaatgttgactaaaataaataagttaaaaaGAAGAGAAGTCTTTGTATTCTAATTTAATTTTACTAATATCCATCATAAAGTTTCATGTTatattaaatcaaattttatattccctagttatccttttttttttttttttttttaaaagttcatATATATTGTTATTTATCTTTAGTTATGgggtttattattattattaacttcATATTTGACCGCGTATACTTGATTAGAAAAATATTGAGAGACAAGAAAAATGGAACAAATATTTTCATCTTTATCATTAAAGACATGTGTTCAACACATACACTAATATAAATTCGGTTCTTTAATATAATCATGCCATTAGTGACCAAATAATAGCatcttcttttattctttttatttattattattatttatttatataaagtCCAAACAATTGCATGCACACATAATGAAGGAAATGATTATTATAAATGGTTAATTttgaaggaaaagaataaaaaaagagaaaatttcaaaagaatcaaaacTCTATCATACTGATATGTATGAATATAGCAAACAATTAgttggtttaaaaaaaaaataaaaaaaataaaaaaaaaataataataataataaagaaagagagaattgagaaaaggagaaaaaagagTAGAAATAGGGGAATATGATTAGAATATATATGTTTGGTAGGATGAGTGAGGTGGCACATAGGGAAAATAAGAGCATTAATATATGAAGGGAGAGCAAGAAACATGGCCATATACTAATTATTAAGATAAATATTTCTTGTAAAAGAATTAGATTATAGAAGGACGTGTCGTTTAATAGAGAGATGTGGAAAGTTTAACGTACCAATAGGAAGAGAGAAGATGgtaattaaaaattaagaaaatctAAGACAATCGCTTTCAAGTTGGAGTCAAGAAAGTCggaaatatatttattaaaatgaaaaaaaaaaaaaaaaaaaactcaattcaattttatattaattaattatttatttaatcatCTTTTCATAGAGCTCGCAGTTTGCAAggaatatataatattataagcTAAACACATTATTAATGCACTGAAAATCTTAACGCAATCTCATCCAGCTATGCATCAttcgtttctttttttcttttttttttttattaaataaaagtattattattattattattattatttttttaaaaaaaaaaaaaaaaaaaaaaaaaaaatctgctTTAAAGGCTTCAATTTTTCAGATCCCTTCTTGATTCCTTAGCATATCTTTATATATTtgtgcatatatatataattttttttttgctcttaTTCTTCATTTTGGTACAAGATTTTTTGGGAACTTTGAAGTGAATTTGAGTTAATCTAGTTTGTGATATTAATGGGGAGTGGTTATTTTGGGGAACCAAGTTTAggtaataataatgaaagaggGAGCGGATCTTCGTCGTCGTCATCACCGTCGTCTTCCAGAAGAGGGAAAAAGGGTGGTTCTGACAAGCAGCCAAGGCAACCCCAAAGAGGACTTGGAGTTGCTCAGCTTGAGAAGATCAGATTGCATGGTGAAATTGCTTCCGCTGGTTTTCATCCCACTTCTTATGCTTTCACCAATGTAATAACCACTGTCTTGTGATCGATATTTGGTTGTtgactttttttagttttttcttcgAGGGAGGGCTTTATTTATTGGTTTGAAATGTTATTTCAGGATCAAGAAATAGCGAGGGTGCAAACGGGTTATGCGTCGGTACCATCTTCCACCTCCTCTTCGCCGTCTTATGGCTTCCCCTCTAATGTTATGGTATTGTATTGAACCTATATGGTGTTGGTTTTTGTTCGATGAATTTTATATGGGTTTTAGTTCTTGTTTAAGACACAAATTgtcttatatatataattatttagaGTTATGTTGACATTGGAATTAAATTGGAGTTTAAGAAGTAAATAATGGGATTTGtttgattttaaatttagaGAGTGATTTTATGTACTAACTACTAATTAGGTTGTACTGTTAGGGCTAACCCTAGATCTTAACTAATGTCTCTTTTAGGATTATTTGAAAACTAATTATTTGAATTCAATTCAGGAAAATCTTTATGGACTTTTCAACAGCTCCAAAAATTAAGGAGAAATTACGTTTTGTTGGTTTTTCTGAACCAATTTACTAAAATTCTGTATGAATTACTCTTTTTCTAATGCACTTTTTACCAATCTCACAtgttttattattcttttttttttttttttaaaaaaaaaaagaaacagtaaCTAATGtgatttcattttatatataattaaaatttgatcAATGTTTGTAAAGAGAATCTTAACACTAATTTTCAAAGAAGCATAtcattgtgtaaaaaaaaaaaagttagctTACCCTCaaaatttcttttcaaataa
The sequence above is drawn from the Cucumis melo cultivar AY chromosome 2, USDA_Cmelo_AY_1.0, whole genome shotgun sequence genome and encodes:
- the LOC103501036 gene encoding protein SPEAR1-like: MGSGYFGEPSLGNNNERGSGSSSSSSPSSSRRGKKGGSDKQPRQPQRGLGVAQLEKIRLHGEIASAGFHPTSYAFTNDQEIARVQTGYASVPSSTSSSPSYGFPSNVMMGFGEYERRSLRDGDSQYSTRWDPSNNGGILESQHFAQPNMTCYLQNPQADQWTQSRRSKRQERSGNMGQNSEGCESQELDLELRLSII